One Corynebacterium matruchotii genomic window, CCTGGCGGGAGTGCGGGTTGGGTACGCTTTCGGCAATCCGGCGATCATTGCGGCGCTCAATAAGGTGGCGATCCCGTTTGGGGTGAGCGCCGTCGCGCAGGCCGGGGCGATTGCCAGCCTGGCGGGGGCGGCGCAGCTTCTCGAACGCACGAACGAAACCGTGAGCGAGCGCGACCGGGTGGCCCGAGCCATTGGCGCCATACCATCCGAAGCTAATTTCGTGTGGCTCCCCACCAAAACCACCGAAACCGCCGCCACATTAGCGCAACAGCTTGCCGACCAGGGGGTTATCGTCCGGGCCTTCCCCGAGGGCGTGCGCATCACCGTCACCGACCACGCGGAGGCCGACCGATTTCTGGCAGCATGGAACTCAATCACGCAATAGCTTAGGAGATAATAATGCTGGGAACTCTAGGACGATTAGCAATCCGAATCATCACGCTCGCCCTCGCGCTGTGGTGCGCCATCTATTTTGTGCCAGGCATCAATCTGGCCATGCCCCCACACACGCTGGTCGGCGACGGGCACTACGATTATTACGTCGTCTTCCTCCTCGCCGGGGCCGTACTATATGTGGTCCAAGCCACCGTGGGGAAGGTGCTGCGGATCATCAGCCTCCCCTTCACAATCCTCACCCTCGGACTGTTTCTCCTGGTGGTCAATGCTGTCACGCTGCTGGTTGCGTCCGAAGTTGCCCACCATTTCGGCATCGGGCTCACCGTGGATTCGTTTTGGGACGCTGTAATAAGCAGCGTCATTATCAGCATTGTGACAGCGATTGTAGGCGTAATCACCGACTAATTTATGGCACACGTTTATCAATGGCTCAGCATTCCCATCACTAACCTGGCCGCGGTCACGCTGTTTCTCGCCGCACTCGTGGCCCTCGCCGTCTGGGTGGGCTGGCGCAAACCTTATCGCATACTCGTTCGAGCCGCACTGATAAGTGCACTGTTTACCGGCGCTTTTTGGCTGCTTTACGACGTCATCATCATCCCATACATGGAAAAACTGATGCCCATCCTCTACCCGGGCATCGCCCTCCTGGCATTCATCATCCCGCTGAGCATCAACAAGCGTGGCATCATCGCCATCGCCGCCACCATCCTCCCAGCCATGGGCCTCACCAATGCCGCTTACGACCAATACGCCACCCTGGCCGACCTGCTCCCCAGCCGCAACGTCGTGCCCCTCACCTACCAGGAATTTCAACACCAACAGGCCGCCCCTACCATCGACGGCAATCCGGTTGGGGCGCTGGTGAGCGTGGACATCCCAGCGTCGAAAAGCGGATTCCCGGCGCGCACCTCACTCGCCTACATCCCGCCAGCGTATTGGTCGGGGGCGCACCTGCCGGTGGTGGTGATGATGGCGGGCAATCCCGGTTCACCAGGGCAATGGTTTGGGCCGCTGAATGCCCAGGCGGCGTTGCAGAGTTTCCAGGCCGCGCACCATGGGGTGGCGCCGATCGTGTTTTCCATTGACGCCACCGGTTCGACCAACGGCAACCCGTTATGCATTGATGGCCCGGAATATAAGGTGCACACCTGGCTTGCCGACGACGTGCCAACTGGCATCAAACGCATGTTCACCGTAGACAGTGACCAGAATCACTGGACCATTGGGGGGCTATCGTATGGGGGTACTTGTGCGCTTCAAGTGGTGACAAATTCGCCTAGCTCGTACGGTACTTTCATTAGTTATGCTGGTCAGGGCGAGCCCATATATAAGGACCATACGACTACTCTAAAAATGTTCTTCAATAATGACGAGGCAGCGTTTCAGGCCGTGAATCCAATGAATTTATTACAACATCCCACTCCAGAGCGCCGGGCCGAATATCGGCGGTTGGCCGGCTGGTTTATTGCCGGCACTGCCGATGAGCATTCGCAGCAGGCGCTTCGTCAGCTTCACGAGATTGCCCAGAATGCTGGGATTGATTCGCGGTACACGGAGATTCCCGGTTCCCATACGGCCCGGGTGTGGCGGACGGGGTTTGGTCAAACATTGCCGTTTGCGGCGGCGCGTGGTGGGCTCACCGCCGGGGCCGACAAGGGCGCTGACAGCGGCGCCGAAGCCACCAGCACCAACACCACGGCCGCTAGCACCAAGGGGCGGGCAGCATGAAATCGTTGATGCAGTCGCTTCGGAAAACCAAGAGGTCGCAGGATCAGGGTGTCTCCGCGGACGCCGCAGCCGCCAAGGCACCCAACAACGCCAATAACACCGGCAACGCAACCGCTGCCCCTGGCGCCGGCCGAGTAAAACTACTCGCATACCTGCGGCATGTGACGTGGATTATTCAGGTGGCGCGCCGGGTGCCAATCACATCGGTGTTGATTGTGGTGGCGTGGGTGATGTGGCTACTGGCCCGCAACACGTCGCCGCAGCGGGCCTATGGGTTGACGTCGGATATGGCGGGCCAGTCGTGGCGGTTTTTCACTTCCGGGTTGACGGAGAAGACTTTCCCAGCATTGTTGATTGCCACGGTGGTGTTGGCGGTGTTGGGGAGCGCCGCCGAATACATGTTGGGGAGCCGCCAGTATTTGGGGTTTGGCCTGGTGTTGCAGGTGTTTTCAGTGATTGGCATGCTGGTGACCCGGGATGTGATGGTGGTGTGCCGGTCGTCGTGGGCGAAGGCATGGTTGACCGAGCCGTTTTTGTCGCAGATTCCGTGGGTGTTTGGGGTGGCGACGGTAGCGTCATCGCATTTTGGTAGGTTGTGGCGGCGCCGCCTGTTGGTGGTGTTGTTGGTGATTACCGGGTCGATGGTGTTGTATTCGGGTTCTGCCGCGGATGTGGCGCGGCTGATGGCTGTGGTTGCTGGGGCGGTGATGTCACGGACGCCGGTGCGGGGTTCGTTGCGGCGAAGTTCGCTTCAGGAGTTTCGGCTGCTCATTGCCGCGGCGTTTGTGATGATTGCCGCAGGCCCGTTGATGACGTCGGTGAATCCGGATTCTGATGCACCGTTGTCGCGGATTTATCTGCTCACGTGGGAGGAGAGCCCGGTGACGGTGCGTGAGGCCGGGGTGTTGGGCGCGATTTTTAATCTGGTGCCGTTGATTATTGCGGTGGTGTTGGCGATCGGATTGGCCCGGGGCCGGCGGATTGCCTGGTGGGGTGCCCAGGTGTTTTTGTGGGCGACAATTGCAGGATTGCTGTTTGAGGCGTTTCGGATTACGAAGCTGGAAACAGATATTCCTATTAATCTCATGGCTTCGTATGGGTTGCTGACGGTGTTGCCGTGGTTGGTACTCATTGTGGTGTTGCTTGTATATTGGCGGGATTTCCGGGCGCCGGCGGAGCATGGCACAACAAAGCTGCTGGTATTGCGCATTTCGTCGTTTGCGGTGTTGGTGTGTTGTTTGTGGGTTGGGAGCGTCATGGCGTTGCGGGATCATTTTGAGCCGCATGTGTCGCTGTTGGGGACGATAAAAGCCCTGCGGGTGGTATTGTTGCCGCCGGTGTTATCGAGGGTGTTTACGGCGGATATTCATCCAGCGGACCAGTTGGGCTGGTGGCTGGGGTTGTGGCCGGGCCCGGTGTTGGGGATCGCGGTTGCAATTTTCTTGTATATTGCGTGCCGGTCGACACATGTGGAGTTGGGGGATGATGCAAAGCATCAGCGGATGCACCAGATTTTGACGACTGGTCGGGGTGGGGATCATTTGTCGTGGATGACATTGTGGCCGGGCAATTTGGTGTGGGAAGCCAAGGATGGCGCTGGTTATGTGGCATATCGGCTGCATTCGTCGACAGTGCTTACGTTGGGTGAGCCGGTGGTGAATTCGGGTGATGCCACAGCCCAGTCACTTGCCGATGAGTTTGGGAAGTTTGCAGAGCAACAGGGGTGGACGTTGGCGTGGTATTCGGTGGGGGCAGAGTTTGCCGCGGGCCGGCCGGGTACGTCGAAGTTGCAGGTGGCTGAGGAATCGATTGTTTCGACGGAGTTAGTGACGTTTCGGGGGAAGAAGTTTCAGGATGTGCGGACTGCCCGGAATCGTGCCGGTAAGGAAGGGATTCGGGCGGTGTGGACCACGTGGAATGATGCCGGCACGATGATTCGTAGCCAGATTCGGGCGTTATCGGAAGAGTGGGTATCGGATAAGTCACTGCCGGAGATGGGGTTCACGTTGGGGAATCTTTCCACATTGCATGACCCGGAAGTGCGGTTGATGTTGGCATTGGATGAGCACGATAATTTACATGGGGTGACGAGTTGGTTACCGGTGTATGAGGATGGGGCGCTTGCCGGGTGGATGTTGGATTTCATGCGGCGGGATCCAGCTGGGTTTAGGCCGGTGGTGGAGTTTTTGATTGCGGAAACTTTGGTGCAGGCCCATGAGGATGGTTTAGGCTGGATTTCTTTGTCGGGTGCGCCGTTGGCGCATGAGGCGTCTGGTGAAGAAAATCCGTTGAATATTGTGACGGATGTGTTGGGCCGCACATTGGAGCCGCTGTATGGGTTCCGTAGTTTGGCGTCGTTTAAGCGAAAATTTTTGCCAGAATATGCGCCGTGGTTCCTGGTGTATACCGACCCTGCGACTCTTCCAGCGATAGGATTAGCGGTGAGTGCTGCATATGTGCCAGACTTTTCGATCGCAGATATGCAGCGTGCTGCCCGACAATTACTTGCCGCCCGCAAGGAGGAATAATGGCTTTGTTCGACTGGATTCCGCGGTTTGATCCGCGTAAGGCGTTACCGTCATCGATTGGTACTAGTGGTACGCCTGTGGTGTTGCTGCATGGCGCATATAGCACCCCGAAGGCGTTTGGGGCGTTGGCGGTGGCGTTGAATGAGATAGGGCGGCCGTTTATAGCTCCCGATTATGCGCATTATGGTACGGGCGCGTTTGTCGATGGGCTTCGGGATGTGACGGCCATTTGTGAGGGGTTTCGGTCGTTTGACATAGTGGGCCATTCGTTTGGTGGCATTGTAGGACTCCAGTTGTTGCGGCAGCCGGAGTTTGTGGGAAAGGTGTCGACGATCATTGGTTTGGGCACGCCGTGGCGGGGGTTGCCGACGAAGGGGAAGCATATGGTGAAGTTGTTTGGGCAGGCGTATGAGGATTTACGGGGCCCGTTTGAGGTGGATGATGTGGATCCTGCTACGAAGGTGTATTCGGTGATTTCCACGGCGGATAAGACAGTGAATCCAAAGTTTTCCCAGTTTGGGGAGGTTATAGTGTTGGATGGTTCGGTGGCGCATGCAGCGTTACCGAGGGAGACGAAGGTGATTACGTCGCTCCTGGAGGAAGCGGAGTTGGCCCGGGGGCAGCAATAGGTTTCGCTAGTCGATGGTGGGTGGCCTGGTTTTCCGCTGTAAGGTCGTCGACAAGTATGTGTGTGCTTGTCGACGCCCAAAGGTGCGGGAACTTATGGAATATCAGCTATTTTTGCAATTTTTGAATGGTCGCCACACATGCTTGCCGCATGACGATTCTTGACATTCATGCCCTCAATATGAGTAGCACCCCCTAGTGAGGGAATGTGTTCTGTGTCGCAATCAAAATCTCTGCTCTACTATTTTATGCGACTTACAAGTCATTAGTTCAATTGGCGATATTTAATCCAGTCCAAATAAACTTTATCTATTAATCTCTTTGACATCCATATAGCGCGACTGACATGCTCAACATCATGGGAAGTAGATCAAGAAATGATGTTGGAGCGTTTGGAAAAATCGTCGCCGAGATCCTGAACGACGCACGATTAAACCACAATGTTTCGCAACTTCAACTTCAAGAATCCACAGGTATTTCCCAATCCCAGCTATCAAAGCAATTACGTGGAATTCGGGCAATTAACCTTGATGAACTTGAAGCAATCTGCGCCACATTATCAATATCTGTAAAAGAAGTTCTTATCCTTGCAGAAGCAAAACTCGACGCCACCCGAAAGGCATAATGAAGCCCTTAAAGTCCCCACATCCACAGCCCCACAATGCGAGAAATCACGGAGGGTTCCGACGGATAATCGACCCAATAATCCATAGGATAAGTTTATTTAATACCACCCTCATGTGGCGACCATCTTATATAATCTCTTAAATGAAATTTATTACCATTAGTATCAATATGTGAGGGTCATCATATCAATCTGGGGGTGTTTTCCAAAACTCTACCAATACATTAGGCCGATTCGGTAACACCCTCACTTTGAATGCTGCCTCTGATGGATCCGCATGACGTATCGATCCAGTAGCACACAATTTATCCTCACCCTAGGGGTGTCAACCCTCTTTCTTGCTGCCCCCTGTCCACCTGCCCCGATTATTCGCGGCAGACCTGGTCGGTGCGGCACTCGCCGGATTGGGGACGCAAAATCCAAGGAGGGTATTGGGAGGGTGCTCAAACCTATACACAGGGCGCGTGGCATGCTTAGTCAAACATGTGTGCTATGCGTCCCGCTTTATCAATTTAGGTAGCTGACCAAACTCAACAGCCCCCATCGGCCGCAGCACTCAGGGAGCCGAGACATACACCGGCTAGGGATTTAAGTCCCCAGAAGAAGTATGCTCCGTACACATAATGGTAGCAGCACAACCAAGGCGTACAGTTTCCGCGTTCCCCAAGCTTAGACGAGATAAGAAAATCAAAAACATTGGATCACGCTGAAGCCCCCAATGGGTTCTTACGGACAACTCTTAAATCAGTGCAGGTCAGGCTTTTTTAGCGTCAAAATGGAACAGCAGGAAACCCGCCATGAGTTTCCCCACTAAAACAAAACCCTACAAAGGAGTCGCACATGACCGACCAAGAGAAAATAGCCTATTTGGAGCAAGCACTCCGGGAGAAAGACCACGAGCTCATGCGGGCCCGGCAGGAGTTTTCTAGTCAGATTGCGGCCAATGATCTGGGGGACGCCTCACTGCGGCACAGGATAGCGCTAACGGAACAAGAACTTGGGTTTATGCGGCAACAACTCGCCGACAAGGATGCCGAAATCGACCGGCTCACCAAGGTGGTCGACACATTACAGGGAGCCATCGCCACGTTGAATGGTTCCGGCGCGGGCGCATAGCACAATAAACCCCCAGGTCACACCGTACGATGCGAGCTGGGGGCTGTACTTGGCGGAAGCGGGGGGATTTGAACCCCCGGATAGTTTCCTATCGCTGGTTTTCAAGACCAGTGCATTCGGCCGCTCTGCCACACTTCCCTATGACAAGGAAAGATTACCAAAAAGTCGGTACGCTGTAAAAGCATGAAAGCGATAGTTGTTACGGCTGATAAAACCCTGGAATTGGCCGAGGTTCCCACCCCACAATTGCGGGCCGGGGAGGTGCTCGTCAAGGTCCATGCGACCGGGGTGAACCGGGCGGATTTATTGCAGGCCGCGGGCTATTACCCGCCCCCACCAGGCGAATCAGAGATCATGGGGTTGGAGTGCGCCGGCGAAATCGTGGATACGGGCGACACCGACCGTCAGGTTGGCGAGAAGGTTGCGTGCCTCCTGGCGGGCGGGGGCTACGCCGAATATGTGGCGGTGCCGGCCGGCCAGCTGCTGCCCATTCCTGAAGGTTATTCCTATGAACAGGCGGCCGCGGTGGTTGAGGTGGCGGCCACAGTGTGGTCGAATCTGGGCATGCTCACCGGGTTGGCGGCGGGCCAGACCGTCCTGATTCATGGAGGCGCGGGTGGGATTGGCACGTTTGCTATCCAATTGGCGAAGCATTTGGGGGCACAGGTGGCGGTCACCGCGGGTAGCGTCGAAAAGCTTGAAGCTTGTCGACGCCTGGGCGCGGACATCCTCATCAATTA contains:
- a CDS encoding NAD(P)H-quinone oxidoreductase, giving the protein MKAIVVTADKTLELAEVPTPQLRAGEVLVKVHATGVNRADLLQAAGYYPPPPGESEIMGLECAGEIVDTGDTDRQVGEKVACLLAGGGYAEYVAVPAGQLLPIPEGYSYEQAAAVVEVAATVWSNLGMLTGLAAGQTVLIHGGAGGIGTFAIQLAKHLGAQVAVTAGSVEKLEACRRLGADILINYREENFADALKNRCDRILDIIGAKYLDQNVTALAPDGHMVIIGMQGGVKGELNIGKLLAKRGTISATALRARSHADKARIVTDTIKHVWPLLADGTITHQLHATLPLADAARAHELLRSGAVTGTLVLNVCSNEASKG
- a CDS encoding DUF2156 domain-containing protein, which produces MKSLMQSLRKTKRSQDQGVSADAAAAKAPNNANNTGNATAAPGAGRVKLLAYLRHVTWIIQVARRVPITSVLIVVAWVMWLLARNTSPQRAYGLTSDMAGQSWRFFTSGLTEKTFPALLIATVVLAVLGSAAEYMLGSRQYLGFGLVLQVFSVIGMLVTRDVMVVCRSSWAKAWLTEPFLSQIPWVFGVATVASSHFGRLWRRRLLVVLLVITGSMVLYSGSAADVARLMAVVAGAVMSRTPVRGSLRRSSLQEFRLLIAAAFVMIAAGPLMTSVNPDSDAPLSRIYLLTWEESPVTVREAGVLGAIFNLVPLIIAVVLAIGLARGRRIAWWGAQVFLWATIAGLLFEAFRITKLETDIPINLMASYGLLTVLPWLVLIVVLLVYWRDFRAPAEHGTTKLLVLRISSFAVLVCCLWVGSVMALRDHFEPHVSLLGTIKALRVVLLPPVLSRVFTADIHPADQLGWWLGLWPGPVLGIAVAIFLYIACRSTHVELGDDAKHQRMHQILTTGRGGDHLSWMTLWPGNLVWEAKDGAGYVAYRLHSSTVLTLGEPVVNSGDATAQSLADEFGKFAEQQGWTLAWYSVGAEFAAGRPGTSKLQVAEESIVSTELVTFRGKKFQDVRTARNRAGKEGIRAVWTTWNDAGTMIRSQIRALSEEWVSDKSLPEMGFTLGNLSTLHDPEVRLMLALDEHDNLHGVTSWLPVYEDGALAGWMLDFMRRDPAGFRPVVEFLIAETLVQAHEDGLGWISLSGAPLAHEASGEENPLNIVTDVLGRTLEPLYGFRSLASFKRKFLPEYAPWFLVYTDPATLPAIGLAVSAAYVPDFSIADMQRAARQLLAARKEE
- a CDS encoding esterase/lipase family protein; the protein is MALFDWIPRFDPRKALPSSIGTSGTPVVLLHGAYSTPKAFGALAVALNEIGRPFIAPDYAHYGTGAFVDGLRDVTAICEGFRSFDIVGHSFGGIVGLQLLRQPEFVGKVSTIIGLGTPWRGLPTKGKHMVKLFGQAYEDLRGPFEVDDVDPATKVYSVISTADKTVNPKFSQFGEVIVLDGSVAHAALPRETKVITSLLEEAELARGQQ
- a CDS encoding phage holin family protein, whose amino-acid sequence is MLGTLGRLAIRIITLALALWCAIYFVPGINLAMPPHTLVGDGHYDYYVVFLLAGAVLYVVQATVGKVLRIISLPFTILTLGLFLLVVNAVTLLVASEVAHHFGIGLTVDSFWDAVISSVIISIVTAIVGVITD
- a CDS encoding helix-turn-helix domain-containing protein, coding for MLNIMGSRSRNDVGAFGKIVAEILNDARLNHNVSQLQLQESTGISQSQLSKQLRGIRAINLDELEAICATLSISVKEVLILAEAKLDATRKA
- a CDS encoding alpha/beta hydrolase, which produces MAHVYQWLSIPITNLAAVTLFLAALVALAVWVGWRKPYRILVRAALISALFTGAFWLLYDVIIIPYMEKLMPILYPGIALLAFIIPLSINKRGIIAIAATILPAMGLTNAAYDQYATLADLLPSRNVVPLTYQEFQHQQAAPTIDGNPVGALVSVDIPASKSGFPARTSLAYIPPAYWSGAHLPVVVMMAGNPGSPGQWFGPLNAQAALQSFQAAHHGVAPIVFSIDATGSTNGNPLCIDGPEYKVHTWLADDVPTGIKRMFTVDSDQNHWTIGGLSYGGTCALQVVTNSPSSYGTFISYAGQGEPIYKDHTTTLKMFFNNDEAAFQAVNPMNLLQHPTPERRAEYRRLAGWFIAGTADEHSQQALRQLHEIAQNAGIDSRYTEIPGSHTARVWRTGFGQTLPFAAARGGLTAGADKGADSGAEATSTNTTAASTKGRAA